The window GCCGATTTCGAGCCGATCGCCGAGAAACTGCTGATCTGCGCCGCGCCCGGCGCAATGCCGGCCGATACCGCCACACTGCCGTGGAAACATTTGCGTCCTGGCATTCGTATCAAGCCTAACGGCCCCACTTTCACCCCCTCCTCCCCATCACGCACAAACGGATAGAGAGATCATGCCGACCATTGAGCGCATCGACAGTTTTGCCGACGAACTCACCGCCATCAGACGGGATCTGCATGCGCATCCCGAGATCGGCTTCGAGGAGGTCCGCACCTCCGGCATCGTCGCCGACAAGCTCACGAGCTGGGGCATCGAGGTGCATCGCGGCCTCGGCGGCACCGGCGTGGTCGGTGTGCTCAAGGGCAAGGGCAGTAGCTCAAGGAAGATCGGCTTGCGCGCCGATATGGATGCGCTGCCGATGGAAGAGAACACCAATCTGAAGTGGCGCTCGACGATCCCCGGCCGCTTCCACGGCTGCGGCCATGACGGCCACACCACGATGCTGCTCGGCTCGGCGCGCTATCTCGCCGAGACCCGCAATTTCGACGGCACCGTGCACTTCATCTTCCAGCCGGCCGAGGAAGGCCTCGGCGGCGCGCGCGCCATGATCAAGGACGGCCTGTTCAAGCAGTTCCCCTGCGACGAGGTCTACGGCCTGCACAACGCGCCCGACCTCAACCATGGCGAGATCGCGATCCTGCCGGGCCCGGCAATGGCCGCAGCCGACTTCTTCGACATCAGGATCCAGGGCTACGGCGCGCATGGCGCGATGCCGGAGCGCTCCAAGGACGCGGTCGTGATCGCAATGACGCTC of the Bradyrhizobium quebecense genome contains:
- a CDS encoding M20 aminoacylase family protein, yielding MPTIERIDSFADELTAIRRDLHAHPEIGFEEVRTSGIVADKLTSWGIEVHRGLGGTGVVGVLKGKGSSSRKIGLRADMDALPMEENTNLKWRSTIPGRFHGCGHDGHTTMLLGSARYLAETRNFDGTVHFIFQPAEEGLGGARAMIKDGLFKQFPCDEVYGLHNAPDLNHGEIAILPGPAMAAADFFDIRIQGYGAHGAMPERSKDAVVIAMTLGQALQSIVSRNVDPLQAAVLSITQIHSGSAYNVIPGEAWMCGTVRCFSDEIRELIRKRMREIAAGFAAAYDAEISVEIRDGFSVLVNQEEQSRVVEEVARTVVDPAKVITRSTPKMGSEDFADMMQAIPGAYFWVGHDGSVPVHNPGYVLDDKILPIGASMFARIIEKRMPAGAHA